From the genome of Streptomyces ficellus:
CGGCGGACGACCGCGTACGAACCGCCGGCCATCCACGGCTGTTCACCGCCGGCCGCCACGAAGATCCGCTCGTCGAAGTCGGGTTCGGACGGCTTCGGATTGCGCGAGCCGTCGACCTGGCCCATCAGGTTGCGGGCCGTCATCGGCCGCGCGGTGGCGCCCGGCGAGCGGTTGAAGCCGTTCATCTGCCAGCGCGGCCGGGCGGCGGCGCCCGCCTCCTTCTGCACGGCGCGCAGCGCGTGGAAGGCGACGAGCGCGTCATCGGCGCCGATCTGCACCCACAGGTCACCGCCCGACCGCCGCGGGTCCAGCCGGTCGGACGAGAAGGCGGGCAGCGGGTCCAGCTCCCCGGGCCGCCGTGCCACCAGTCCCGTCCGGTCGAAGAACGAGGCACCGAAGCCGAATGTGACGGTCAGGGACGAGGGCCCCGCGTCCAGCGCGACCCCGGTGTCCCCGTCGCCCACCGGCTCGCCCGCCATCAGGGCCGCCGCCACCGTGGACCAGCGGCGCATCAGGGCGATGGCCTCCTTGCGTCCGGCGCCCGGCGCCAGGTCGAAGGCCATCAGGTGGCCGCGCGCCTGCAACGGTTGGAGGATGCCCGCCTGGTGGGCGCCGTGGAAGGGCACGGTGTTCCGGCCGACGCTCGCCAGCGCCGTCCCGGCCGGCTCGGCCGGCCCGGCGGTGGCCGCGTACGCCGCGGCGCCCCCGGCCGCGCCCAGTGCCAGCCCGGTCGCGCCGGCCGCGCCGACGGTTCCGAGCAGTCTGCGCCGGGAGATGTCGAGGTTCTCGGTGCTCACGTTCAGCCGATCTTCACGTTCTTGTCGATGGTGGTCTGGTCGATGTCGGACGTCCGGACGGTCACCTGGAGCGTCCACTCGCCCGGCATCGGGAGCTGCGTGCGGGCCGACGACCAGTGTCCGGCCGTGACCCGGTCCGGTGTGACGGGCAGCGGCCCGATCTGCTGGGACTCCAGGGTGAAGGACACCTTCAGCTCGGGCACGTCCATGGGCTTGCCGTTCGCCCCGGTCACGAACACGTGCATCGCGTTCCTGCCGGAGCGGCCCGGGTCGAGGGTGAGCCGCACCGTCCCCTTGCCGTTCACGGCGCCACCGGTGTCGAAGGGCATGGTCAGGTCGAGCGGCCGGTCCGGCACGGCGGCCTGGGCCGCGGATGCCTGCGTACGGCCCGCCTCCTCCTCGGTACGCCCCGGTTCGGTCGTCGTCAGCACGGTCGTCACGGCCAGCAGCACCACCGCCACGCCCGCCTCGGCGAGCACCGACCGGCGCAGCCCGGCCCGCCCGGGGTCGGCGTCGCGGGCGCGCCTGGCGCGGGCGGTGGCGAGGGCGGCCCGCTGGCGGGCGAGCTGCGCGGCGCGCTCCCGCGGTACGCCGGCGGGCACGGTCACCGGCTCGCCGGCACCCCCGTCCCCGTCCCCGTCCCCGTCCCCGTCCCCCGGCTCCTCCGCCGACGCACCCCCGTCCCCGTCCACGTCCGTGGCCGTCTCCCGATCCCGGTCCCCGTCCACGTCCACGACCGTGGCCGTCTCCGCCAGTCGGGCCGTCCACCTCCGCGATATCCACGCCACCCCGACCAGGACGGCGACCAGCGCCAGCTTCAGCAGCAGCAGCCGGCCGTAGGCCGTGCCGGTCAGCGCCGACCAGGAGCCGACCTGTCGCCACGACTGGTAGACGCCGGTCACGGCCAGCACGACCACCGAGCCGAACGCGACGCGGGAGAAGCGGCGTACCGCCGTCCCCTCGATCGACGGCTCCTTGCGCAGCGCCACCAGCAGTGCGGCCAGACCGCCCAGCCAGGCGGCCATCGCCAGCAGGTGCAGGATGTCGACGGGCATCGCGAGGCCCGGCTGGAGGCCGGCCGAGGCGTGCTCGGACAGGGCCCAGGTGGCGGCGATGCCGGCCGCGACGACCGTGCCGCCGATCGCGAGCCCGAAGGTCAGGTCCTTCTTCTCGCTCTCGTCCTCCCGCCTGGTGTAGGCGCCGAAGAGCACGGCGACGAACAGCGCGGCCGCGCCCAGCAGCAGCAGACGCGAGACGAGGGCGGCACCGGTCTTGGTCTCCAGGACCGCGCCGAGCGAGTCGAGTCCGAACGCGGCCCCGGTGTACGGCGCCCGGAGCAGCAGCAGGGCGAGCGTCGCCGCCGTCAGCAGCACCCACCCGCGCACCACCAGCCGTTGCAGCGGCCGGACCGCCGCCCCGCGCGGCCAGCAGGCCAGGACGAAGGCGGCGCCACCCGCCAGCAGGACGTACCCGGCGTAGGAGAGGTAGCGGGCGATCCCGTACAGCACGCCGACCGGACCGCCGCCCGTCTCCTCCTTCGGCAGCGCGACGACCGTCCGGGACGGCGCCCCGACCGAGAAGGTGAACGCCCCGGAGATCGGGTGGCTGTCGGCGGAGACGGCCCGCCAGGCGACGGTGTACGTGCCCTTGGGGAGCCCGGCGTGGAGGTCGACGCCGTACTTGACGACCGCGCCGGCGCACAGGTCGCGCAGCTCGCCCGTGTCGGCGCGCTTGCCGCTGGGTTCGAGGACGCGGATCGCGTCCTCGCCCATGGCGACCTGCTCGGAGAAGGTGAGGGTGACACCCGTGGGGGCGGAGTCGAGCACCGCCCCGTCCTTCGGGTCGCTGCCGGTCAGCGCGGCGTGCGCGCTCGCCGTGCCGGAGAGCACGGTGCCGAGGAGCGCCGCGGTGGCCAGCGCGGTGACCAGCAGCAGCCGCAGTGCGTGAGCGGTCCCGAAGCGCGGGGCGGTGGCCGTCATGTGTGTCAGTCCCCCAACTGCCTAGTGCTTCGCCGGATTGTGCGTGGCGGCCTCCACGGGGAGGTCTACCTCGATCGGGTCCGACTTCTCGAAGTGCAGCTCTATCCGCACCTTGTCGCCCTGCTTCGGCTGCTTCTTGATCCCCATGAACATGATGTGGCTGCCGCCGCGTTCGAGCTTCAGCTCACCGTTGGCAGGGATGTCGAAGGACTTCACCTGCCGCATCTTCTGGTCCTTCGTCTCGTGGATCTGGACGTCGTCGGAGAGCGGGCTGGTGACGGAGGTGAGCTTGTCCGCCGCGTCACCGGTGTTGGTGACGGTCATGAAGCCGCCCGCCATGTCGCCCACCGGCTGCGGCATGAAGGCCCCGCCGACCTTCAGCTCCGGTTCGGCGGCGGATCCGGAGTCGGAGTCGCCGGAGGAGCACCCGCCGAGCGCCATGGTCCCGGCGAGGGCCACGGCGGCGGACAGGGCGGTGAGGGTGGTGCGGGTGTGGCGGGTGGTGCGGCGGGTCACGGGTTCTCCCCCTTGATGATCTTCGGCAGGTCCTTCTCGTACTCCTCGGCGGTGGTGTCGTCGTCGAAGATGACGTAGCCCTGGTCGGTCTTGGGCGAGAACGCGATCACCTGTGCGCCGTGCATGGAGACGACCGAGCCGTCCTTCTCCTTCTTCGGCGGGTCGATGGAGATGCCGATCTGGCGGGCGCCCGCCTGGATCGTGGGGAAGTCGCCGGTGAGGCCGGTGAAGGACGCGTCACCGGCGCCGGGCAGCCACTTGGCGAGCTCGGCGGAGGTGTCCCGCTCGGGGTCGGTCGTGACGAACACGACCTGGAGCTTGTCCTGGTCGGCCTTGGGGAGTTCCTTGCGGGCCACGGCGATGTTGCTCATCGTCAGCGGGCACACGTCGGGGCAGTGCGTGTAGCCGAAGTAGATGAGCGTCGGCTTGCCCTTGGTGCGCTCCCGCAGGTCGTACGGCCGGCCCTGGGTGTCCTTCAGGACGAGGTTGGGCTTCTCGAACGGCCGGTCGAGCACGGTGGCGGACTTCTCCGCCGGGGCGCCGCCGGACACGTCCGCGACGGAGCCGCCGGACGTGTCCTTGTCCCCGCCGCCGCACGCCGACAGGGTCAGCGCCGATACGGCGACGAGGGCGGCCGCGAGCGCGCCGGTGCGGCGACCCGACCGGGACCGTCCGCCGGTCTTCTGGATGTGCATGGTTTCTCTCTCGGTGTTCCGGGTGGTCCGGGTGTTCCGGGTGTTCCGGGGAGGTCGTCAGGCGGAGCGGCGGCGTCCGGCCAGGACGCCGAAGGCCACGCCGGCGGCGCCGACGAGGATGCCCGCGACGCCGAGGACCCGGGCGGTGGTGTCACTGGAGTCGGCCGCGGCCGCGGTCTTCCCCTCCGTACCGTGGCCGCCCTTGTCCTCGCCCTTGCCGTCCGCGGTGGTAGTGGCACCGCCGTGGTGGTCGTCCGACGCCGCGGACAGCTTCAGGACGGGCGCGGGGGTCGCGGGCTCGGGAGCGCCGTCCTTGGGCTCCTCGATCCAGCGCACGACCTCCTTGTTGTCGTACGTCTGGAGGGCCTTGAAGACGAGCCGGTCGGCGTCCTCGGGGAGCCGGCCCAGCGAGACCGTGAACTGCTGGAACTCACCGGGCGCGATCTTGGCGCCGGTCGACGTCCAGGTGATCTTGGTGGCGGCCTCGGTGATCTGCTTCCCGTGCACCTCCAGCGGCTTGGCCAGCTTGGCCTTGGTGACCTCGGCCTTCCAGCCGGGGAGCGGCTGGGTGGAGACGGACGCGATCGGGTGGGCGGCCGGCAGCGAGACCTCGAGCTTCACGGTGGAGGCCTTGTCCCGCTCGTTCGGGACCTTGAAGTTCACGGTGGCGTACCCGCCCTTGGCGGCCTCGCCCTGCGGCTGGACGCTGACGTGGGCGAACGCGGTCCCGGAGAGCAGGACGACGGAGGAGACGGCGACGGTGCCGGCGAGGGCGACACGGGAGGAAAGGTTCATTTGGGAGCACACTCCACGGGGTCACATCGGTGGACGCGTGCGCACGGGCGCGGGGACGCGCGGGCGCACCACGGCGCCACTCCCGTCGAGTGGGCCGTGTCAGGCGGCGAGGGCGTAGAGCAATACGGCCGGCGGGCCGCGCCTGATCACCGTGTGCGCGAGTGCGTCCGCCGAGGCCGGCGGCGGAGGGTCGTCCTCGGTGCGCGGCGCGGGTCCGCCCGCGGGCAGCGCGGGCAGTCCGGCGGCCAGGGCGCGTACGAGGACGAGGGCGCCGCGCAGGGCGCGGACGAGCGCCCCTTCGGCGACCTCGGTGGCGCCGTGCGCCGACAGCCGGGCCAGCTTCAGCAGGGCGAGGTCGCCGCGCCGCAGCAGCCACCCGGTCGCGAGGGCGGCCAGCAGGTGCCCGAGGACCATGGGGAGGCTGGGCAGCAGCCCGGCGGCGGGTTCCGCCGCGTGGCCCGGATGGCCCGCGTGGCCCACCGGCGAGGCGGCGGCCGGGTCGATCCCGGCGCGGGTGACGATCCGGTGCGCGTCGGCGGGGCTCAGCGACGACGCGCCGGCCCCGCACACCAGTTTGGCCGCCATTCGGATCAGTGCGTCGTCCGCCCGGCCGCCGATATCCACCGTGAGCTGCTGTCGCTGTCCGAGCCCGAACAGCGCGTGCAGCCCGAGCTGGCCGCCGGCCAGGGCCGTGGCGATCACCGGGAGCGAGCGTTCGCGCCCGGCGAAGGGCACGGTGAGCACGAAGACGAAGAGGAACCCGAGGGCCGTCGTCCACCACGGGACCGTCTCGCAGGCCGCGAGCACGTGCCCCAGCGCGGACAGCACGAGGCAGACCGCGGTGAACACCGCGGCCCTCAGCAGCCGCGGACCAGCGGAAGGGGCAGACATGGCCGGGCCATCATCGCACTGCGGCCCTCGCCGCCACACGGCAGGTCCGGAAGGTCACCGTTTCGCCGCCGGAGTCCGCAAGGCCCCGACAGAACCCGACACACACCGACATACACCGGCGTACGGGCTACGCATATCCGCCGAACGGGGTCCGTCGCGTCAACGCGGCGCTTACGACCGACAGGCGGGGGCAATACGTAACGGTATGTCGAGCCGCAGCCAGGAGGCTGGAGCATGAGCATCTGGTGGTCTCTCCATTTGCGGCGCGAGGCCGCGAGCGTCCCGCTCGCCCGACGCCTCCTCCTCGGCACCATGGAGACCGCGGGCGTCGACCCGGAGATCTCCTACGACCTGTCCCTCGCCCTCACCGAGGCGTGCGCCAACGCGGTGGAGCACGGCGGCCGGACGGAGACCGGGGACGTCTCGGCGGAGTACCGGGTGACCGCCTACCTGGACGGCGAGAAGTGCCGCATCGAAGTGGCCGACTCCGGGCCCGGCTTCCCCGCGGGACCCGCCCCGGCGGTCCGCCGCCCCGCCCTGGAGGCCGAGAACGGACGCGGCCTGCGCCTCATCGAAGAGCTCGCCGACCACGTCCACTTCGGCAACAGATCGGGCCGCGGCGGCGCGGTCGTCAGCTTCGACAAGATCGTCAAGTGGCGTACGGACGCCCCGCTGGTGGCGTCCTGACGCACCCGTGACGAAGGCCCCCCGCCGGCGTACCGGCGAGGGGCCCGTCACACTCCGCGGGGTCAGCCCCTCAGGCCGGCCATCCACGCCTCGACCTCGTCCGACCGGCGCGGCAGCGCGGCCGACAGGTTCCGGTTGCCGTCCTCCGTGACCAGGATGTCGTCCTCGATCCGGACGCCGATGCCCCGGTACTCCTCCGGCACGGTCAGGTCGTCCGCCTGGAAGTACAGGCCCGGCTCGACGGTCAGGCACATGCCCGGCTCCAGCACGCCGTCCACGTACGTCTCGGTCCGCGCGGCCGCGCAGTCGTGGACGTCCATGCCCAGCATGTGACCCGTGCCGTGCAGGGTCCAGCGGCGCTGGAGGCCCAGTTCCAGGACCTTCTCCACGTCCATGTCCCCCAGCAGGCCCCACGACACCAGCCGCTCGGTCAGCACCCGCTGCGCGGCGTCGTGGAAGTCGCGGTACCGGGCGCCCGGCCTCACCGCCGCGATGCCCGCCTCCTGGGCGTCGTACACCGCGTCGTAGATCTGGCGCTGGAGGTCGCTGAAGCGGCCGTTGATCGGCAGGGTGCGGGTGACGTCCGCCGTGTAGAGCGTCGTCGTCTCCACGCCGGCGTCCAGCAGCAGCAGCTCACCGGAGCGGACGGCGCCGTCGTTGCGCACCCAGTGCAGGGTCGTGGCGTGCGGGCCGGCCGCGCAGATCGAGCCGTAGCCGATGTCGTTGCCCTCGACGCGGGCGCGCAGGAAGAAGGTGCCCTCGATGTACCGCTCGCTGGTCGCCTCGGCCTTGTCCAGGACGCGTACGACGTCCTCGAAGCCGCGCGCGGTCGAGTCGCAGGCGCGCTGGAGCTCGCCGACCTCGAAGTCGTCCTTCACCAGGCGCGCCTCGGAGAGGTACACCCGCAGTTCCTCGTCGCGCTCGGCGGTGACCTTGTCGGTCAGGGCCGCCTCGATGCCCGCGTCGTGGCCGCGCACGTTGCGCACCGGGCCGGTGGCCTCGGCGAGCGCGGCGGGCAGCTCGCGCACGTCCTTGGCCGGGATGCCGAGCAGCTGCTCGGCCTCGGCGAGGGAGTGGCGCCGGCCCACCCACAGCTCGCCCTGCCCGTCCAGCCAGAACTCGCCGTTCTCCCGGTCGGAGCGCGGCAGCAGGTAGACCGTCGCCCGGTGGCCGCCGGCCTTCGCCGGCTCCAGCACCAGCACGCTGTCGTGGGTGTGGTCGCCGGTGAGGTAGGCGTACTCCGTGGAGGGGCGGAAGGCGTACTCGGTGTCGTTGGACCGGGTCCTCAGGTTGCCCGAGGGGATCACCAGGCGCTCGCCGGGGAAGCGCGCCGACAGCGCCGCGCGGCGGGCGGCGGTGTGCGCCGCCTGCGGGATCGGCTCCAGGCCGTGCAGCTCGGTGTCGGCCCAGCCGGACTTCATGTTCTCGGCGAGCTCGTCGGACACGCCCGGGTACAGGCCGTTCTTGCGCTGCTTGATCGGCTCTTCCGACTCTTCCGGGCCCGCTGCGGCAGCAGCAGAGTCGATTGCAGCCGGGGTGAGCTCTTCGGCCACGGGTCCGCCTCCTGTTGGTACGACACACGATGTCCCCGCGCTCTCGACTGTGGTCGAGCAGGGGTGCCGCCCCCATCGTACGGTCGTGCGGTCCGCCTCCCCAGGGCCTTACGTCCCGCCCCGGTCAGTCGAAGCGGGCCGCCAGGATCACCACGTCCTCGTCGCCGGTGCCGCCGTCCGGCAGCAGGGTGCGCAGCACGTGGTCGGCGATGGCGCCCGGGTCCTTCCGGTCCGCCCTGGGGACCGTGACCGCCGCCGCGTGCAGCCGGGCGAACGCCCGGTCCATCGACTCCCCGGTACGGCGCAGCAGCCCGTCCGTGTGCAGGAGCACCGTCTCGCCCGGCTCCGGGGTGATCTCCACGCTCGGCGCCTCCCAGCACGCGAGCATCCCCAGCGGCGCCGACAGCGACGTCTCGACGAACTCGGTGCGCCGCTCGCCGACGATCAGCGGCGGGGTGTGCCCCGCCCCGGCGAGGACGATCCTGCGGTGGGCGGGCTCGGCGTACGCGAACAGCGCGGTCGCCGACCGGGCCGGCTCGGTCAGCCGCAGCAGCAGCTCCAGGTCGGACAGGACGGCGACCGGGTCCTCGCCCTCCATCACGGCGTACGCGCGCAGCGAGGCCCGCAGCCGCCCCATGGCGGCCAGCGCGCTCGGCCCCGTCCCGGACACCGACCCGACCGCGAGGCCCAGCGCGCCCTCCGGCAGCGGCAGCGCGTCGTACCAGTCGCCGCCGCCCCGCGCTCCGGTGCGGTGCCGGGCGGCGAGCCGGACGCCCGGGACGCGCGGCAGCCGGCTCGGCAGCAACTCCTCGGTGATGGTGGCCATCCGGGCGCGGCCGCGCTCCAGCTCCAGGAGCCGGGCCAGGTGCTCGGAGGCGTACCGCCCGTAGAGGCCGACGAGGTGGCGCCGTCCCTCGCCGGGTTCGGCGGGCTCGTCGTACAGCCAGACGGCGGCGCCCAGCCGGCCGGACGCGTCGGTGGCGAGCGGTACGGCGTAGCTGGCGGCGTAGCCGAGGCGGGCGGCGACCTCGCGGTGGCGCGGGTCGAGGCCCTCGTCGGCGAACAGGTCGGGGACGGCGACCGGGGCGGGCGGGCGGCGCTCGGACGGCGCACCGGAGAGGGGCTCGCCGGGGAGGCCGTCGAGGATGCGGCCGTAGGAGGTGGCGCCGCGCGGCACGGTCTCGATGGTGCCGAGGTCGGCGTGGGCGAGGCCCAGTCCCATGGTGGTGGTGGGCCCGAGGCCGTCGGCCGGTTCGAGGACGGCCATGCCGCGGCGGGCGCCGACGAGCGCGGCGCCGGCGCGCAGCAGTTCCTGGAGGGCCTCGTCGAGGGTGCCGGTGCGGACGAGGCGTTCGGTGAGTTCGTGCAGGGTGGTGAGGTCGGAGACCCAGCCCGCCAGCCTGTCCTGGATCATCGCGCCCGGCGCGACGGGTGGGGTCGGGAGGCCCGCAAGGGGCTCCGCAGTGTGCGCGGGCGCCGGAACAGTGGGATCGATTCCAGCCACTTTCGGCAGGTGAGGGGCGCTCATGGCAGCCGGCTCTTCGACGGGTGCGTTTCGCTGGATAGCATCGCAAACCCCCATGTCAATCTGCGCCGCTGTCACTGCAACCACATCTACACGCAGAAGTGAGGGGATGTCCAGCATTGTCACGGGGCAAGCGTGCGGTATTTACCTGAGCCGCAACTTGGCTCAAAAATGCTCCCTATGGACAGGATTTGCGGTCGACTGAGCCCCGTTCGAAAAGGAGCACCTCCCCCGGGCGGCGTCGGCAGGCGCGGTGCGGAGGGGCGTCGTTCCGAGTGGGCCGGGTACGTAATCGGTGTCGGCCAGGGGCAGTTGGGGAGAGCCGGGAACCCGGCGGGGAGCCCCGGCGTCCCCACCATGGAAGGCCCCACCCCATCCCCGAGTGGCGGGGAAAGAGAACAGCGGGACCAGCGGGACAGCCAGTGCGCGCCAGGGGCGCGCCACCCCTCGCCACGCGTTCAATGGCCGGACGGACGGCCCGCGCCCACCGGCACGGGGCGGCGACGCACCGGACCGTACGCACAGTGAAGTGACGCACACCCTGTTGTGATGTGGATGACCTCGGCGTTCAACGGAAAGGAACGAGCGCTCATGCGCGAGATCCTCGGAAGGCGACGCAGGCTCCGGTTCCGGCGCAAGAGGAGGCCCGCCCACCTGGATGCGGCGCTCCTGTGCGCCACCGAGTGGCGGTGGCCCGTGCTCCCCGGCGTGGGGCTGACGGCGGCCGGCCGCCCCGGCGACCGGGAACGCGGCTGTGCCTGTCCCGACCCCGAGTGCGTCGTACCCGGCGCACACCCCTTCGACCCCGGCCTGCTCGCGGCCTCCACCGACGAACGCATGGTGCGCTGGTGGTGGACCAACCGCCCCGACGCCCCGGTGGTGCTCGCCACCGGAGGCCGCGCGCCGTGCGCGGTGAGCCTGCCCGCCGTCGCCGCGGCCCGGGCCCTGGCGGTGCTGGACCGGACGGAGATGCGGCTCGGCCCGGTGGTGGCGACGCCCACCCGCTGGTCCCTGCTGGTGGCCCCGTACACCCTCGAACAGCTCGGCGAGCTGCTGTACGTCAAGGACTGGGTGCCCAGCTCGCTGCGCTTCCACGGCGAGGGCGGCTACCTGGTGCTGCCGCCGTCGGACACCGGGACGGGACAGGTCCGCTGGGAACGCGCGCCCCTCGCCGGGTCGGCGGCGCCGTGGCTGCCGGACGTGGAGGCGGTCGT
Proteins encoded in this window:
- a CDS encoding copper chaperone PCu(A)C → MALGGCSSGDSDSGSAAEPELKVGGAFMPQPVGDMAGGFMTVTNTGDAADKLTSVTSPLSDDVQIHETKDQKMRQVKSFDIPANGELKLERGGSHIMFMGIKKQPKQGDKVRIELHFEKSDPIEVDLPVEAATHNPAKH
- a CDS encoding copper resistance CopC/CopD family protein, whose translation is MTATAPRFGTAHALRLLLVTALATAALLGTVLSGTASAHAALTGSDPKDGAVLDSAPTGVTLTFSEQVAMGEDAIRVLEPSGKRADTGELRDLCAGAVVKYGVDLHAGLPKGTYTVAWRAVSADSHPISGAFTFSVGAPSRTVVALPKEETGGGPVGVLYGIARYLSYAGYVLLAGGAAFVLACWPRGAAVRPLQRLVVRGWVLLTAATLALLLLRAPYTGAAFGLDSLGAVLETKTGAALVSRLLLLGAAALFVAVLFGAYTRREDESEKKDLTFGLAIGGTVVAAGIAATWALSEHASAGLQPGLAMPVDILHLLAMAAWLGGLAALLVALRKEPSIEGTAVRRFSRVAFGSVVVLAVTGVYQSWRQVGSWSALTGTAYGRLLLLKLALVAVLVGVAWISRRWTARLAETATVVDVDGDRDRETATDVDGDGGASAEEPGDGDGDGDGDGGAGEPVTVPAGVPRERAAQLARQRAALATARARRARDADPGRAGLRRSVLAEAGVAVVLLAVTTVLTTTEPGRTEEEAGRTQASAAQAAVPDRPLDLTMPFDTGGAVNGKGTVRLTLDPGRSGRNAMHVFVTGANGKPMDVPELKVSFTLESQQIGPLPVTPDRVTAGHWSSARTQLPMPGEWTLQVTVRTSDIDQTTIDKNVKIG
- a CDS encoding PP2C family protein-serine/threonine phosphatase → MLDIPSLLRVDVVAVTAAQIDMGVCDAIQRNAPVEEPAAMSAPHLPKVAGIDPTVPAPAHTAEPLAGLPTPPVAPGAMIQDRLAGWVSDLTTLHELTERLVRTGTLDEALQELLRAGAALVGARRGMAVLEPADGLGPTTTMGLGLAHADLGTIETVPRGATSYGRILDGLPGEPLSGAPSERRPPAPVAVPDLFADEGLDPRHREVAARLGYAASYAVPLATDASGRLGAAVWLYDEPAEPGEGRRHLVGLYGRYASEHLARLLELERGRARMATITEELLPSRLPRVPGVRLAARHRTGARGGGDWYDALPLPEGALGLAVGSVSGTGPSALAAMGRLRASLRAYAVMEGEDPVAVLSDLELLLRLTEPARSATALFAYAEPAHRRIVLAGAGHTPPLIVGERRTEFVETSLSAPLGMLACWEAPSVEITPEPGETVLLHTDGLLRRTGESMDRAFARLHAAAVTVPRADRKDPGAIADHVLRTLLPDGGTGDEDVVILAARFD
- a CDS encoding bifunctional DNA primase/polymerase, which codes for MREILGRRRRLRFRRKRRPAHLDAALLCATEWRWPVLPGVGLTAAGRPGDRERGCACPDPECVVPGAHPFDPGLLAASTDERMVRWWWTNRPDAPVVLATGGRAPCAVSLPAVAAARALAVLDRTEMRLGPVVATPTRWSLLVAPYTLEQLGELLYVKDWVPSSLRFHGEGGYLVLPPSDTGTGQVRWERAPLAGSAAPWLPDVEAVVDALVEASTSAPDGGSRLRY
- a CDS encoding SCO family protein; protein product: MHIQKTGGRSRSGRRTGALAAALVAVSALTLSACGGGDKDTSGGSVADVSGGAPAEKSATVLDRPFEKPNLVLKDTQGRPYDLRERTKGKPTLIYFGYTHCPDVCPLTMSNIAVARKELPKADQDKLQVVFVTTDPERDTSAELAKWLPGAGDASFTGLTGDFPTIQAGARQIGISIDPPKKEKDGSVVSMHGAQVIAFSPKTDQGYVIFDDDTTAEEYEKDLPKIIKGENP
- a CDS encoding aminopeptidase P family protein, translated to MAEELTPAAIDSAAAAAGPEESEEPIKQRKNGLYPGVSDELAENMKSGWADTELHGLEPIPQAAHTAARRAALSARFPGERLVIPSGNLRTRSNDTEYAFRPSTEYAYLTGDHTHDSVLVLEPAKAGGHRATVYLLPRSDRENGEFWLDGQGELWVGRRHSLAEAEQLLGIPAKDVRELPAALAEATGPVRNVRGHDAGIEAALTDKVTAERDEELRVYLSEARLVKDDFEVGELQRACDSTARGFEDVVRVLDKAEATSERYIEGTFFLRARVEGNDIGYGSICAAGPHATTLHWVRNDGAVRSGELLLLDAGVETTTLYTADVTRTLPINGRFSDLQRQIYDAVYDAQEAGIAAVRPGARYRDFHDAAQRVLTERLVSWGLLGDMDVEKVLELGLQRRWTLHGTGHMLGMDVHDCAAARTETYVDGVLEPGMCLTVEPGLYFQADDLTVPEEYRGIGVRIEDDILVTEDGNRNLSAALPRRSDEVEAWMAGLRG
- a CDS encoding YcnI family protein, whose product is MNLSSRVALAGTVAVSSVVLLSGTAFAHVSVQPQGEAAKGGYATVNFKVPNERDKASTVKLEVSLPAAHPIASVSTQPLPGWKAEVTKAKLAKPLEVHGKQITEAATKITWTSTGAKIAPGEFQQFTVSLGRLPEDADRLVFKALQTYDNKEVVRWIEEPKDGAPEPATPAPVLKLSAASDDHHGGATTTADGKGEDKGGHGTEGKTAAAADSSDTTARVLGVAGILVGAAGVAFGVLAGRRRSA
- a CDS encoding ATP-binding protein; this encodes MSIWWSLHLRREAASVPLARRLLLGTMETAGVDPEISYDLSLALTEACANAVEHGGRTETGDVSAEYRVTAYLDGEKCRIEVADSGPGFPAGPAPAVRRPALEAENGRGLRLIEELADHVHFGNRSGRGGAVVSFDKIVKWRTDAPLVAS
- the efeB gene encoding iron uptake transporter deferrochelatase/peroxidase subunit, which encodes MSTENLDISRRRLLGTVGAAGATGLALGAAGGAAAYAATAGPAEPAGTALASVGRNTVPFHGAHQAGILQPLQARGHLMAFDLAPGAGRKEAIALMRRWSTVAAALMAGEPVGDGDTGVALDAGPSSLTVTFGFGASFFDRTGLVARRPGELDPLPAFSSDRLDPRRSGGDLWVQIGADDALVAFHALRAVQKEAGAAARPRWQMNGFNRSPGATARPMTARNLMGQVDGSRNPKPSEPDFDERIFVAAGGEQPWMAGGSYAVVRRIRMLLDDWEKLPLKQQERVIGRRKSDGAPLTGGGETSAIDLDRTGPDGKLVVPDNAHARISAPEQNGGAAMLRRPFSYHDGIAADGTPDAGLLFIAWQADPHRGFVPVQRKLDRGDALSPFIRHEASALFAVPGGPGEGEYVGQRLLEA